The DNA segment CCGACCTTGCCGGCGTCTTCGACGGCTTGCGCTGCGGCAACGATTCCCACGGAAGTCGGCGCGATGATCGCTTTCAGGTTCGGGTAGGACTGGATCAGGCCCTGCGTCTCGCGGTAGGACTTGTCGGCAAGGTCGTCGCCGTAGACGGTGGCTACGACGTTGATGCCCTTGTAGTTGCCCTGGACCTTCTTCATTTCCTCGATCCAGACATTCTGGTTGGTCGAGGTGGCGGTTGCCGAGAGAACGGCGACATCGCCGCCATCCGGCAGCTGGTCGGCGGCGAGCTTGATGATCATGTTGCCGATCAGCGGGCTGGACGATGGGTTGAGATGCATCAGGCGGCCGTCCTTGGCGACGCCGGAATCCCAGGAAATCACCTTGATGCCGCGGTCCATTGCCTTTTTAAGGGCCGGAACCAGCGCGTCCGTATCGTTGGCGGAGACCGCAATCGCATCGACCTTCTGGGCGATCAGCGAATTGATGACTTCGATCTGGCCTTCGGCCGTCGTCGTCGTCGGGCCGGTATAGATCACCTCGACATCGCCGAGTTCCTTGGCGGCTTCCTGCGCGCCCTTGTTGGCGGCTTCAAAGAAGCCGATGCCGAGCGCCTTGACAACCAACGCAATCTTCTTGTTTTCCGCATGCGCGGCGTTTGCCATCAGTGCCAGCGAAACCGCTGTCGTGACCATCAATGCCTTCAGAATTTTCATGACGTTCTCCTCCCAGAAGCCGCGCGGTCACAATGATCGCGTTCGTTCGGCTGTATGCTCTCAAACTCTGCCTATGGGCGTGGAGCCATAGGCGCTTCCCACTCCCCTCCTCCCGCCGGCCTCACGCCGACGAGGAAGC comes from the Pararhizobium qamdonense genome and includes:
- the rhaS gene encoding rhamnose ABC transporter substrate-binding protein yields the protein MKILKALMVTTAVSLALMANAAHAENKKIALVVKALGIGFFEAANKGAQEAAKELGDVEVIYTGPTTTTAEGQIEVINSLIAQKVDAIAVSANDTDALVPALKKAMDRGIKVISWDSGVAKDGRLMHLNPSSSPLIGNMIIKLAADQLPDGGDVAVLSATATSTNQNVWIEEMKKVQGNYKGINVVATVYGDDLADKSYRETQGLIQSYPNLKAIIAPTSVGIVAAAQAVEDAGKVGQINVTGLGLPSEMAGHVKAGSSKSFAIWNPIDLGYSATMIAYDLIGGAEAKPGAELKMGRMGTVKLDDNNEGAMADPFVYDAKNVEEFAKIF